The following proteins are co-located in the Blattabacterium sp. (Blatta orientalis) str. Tarazona genome:
- a CDS encoding zinc metallopeptidase — translation MTYYWIVGITFFFSVIISKILKNKFRIYSELYLHNHMSGKEIAEKMLTDNGIYDVIVISVDGELTDHYNPMNKTVNLSDRVYHEKTAAAAAVAAHECGHVLQHKLGYNMLKLRNQLVPILNFSSKFTNIVLMSGLAIFYSSGGKNAFLLKLGIGLFSLAVIFSFITLPIEFDASRRALNWLKTKNIVSYQEYNTAKDSLKWASMTYVVSALGSLAQLIYFMSIFTDKKDD, via the coding sequence ATGACTTATTATTGGATTGTAGGGATAACATTTTTTTTTAGTGTTATTATTAGTAAAATATTAAAAAATAAATTTAGAATTTATTCTGAGTTGTATTTACACAATCACATGAGTGGAAAAGAAATAGCAGAGAAGATGTTAACTGATAATGGGATTTATGACGTCATTGTTATATCTGTTGATGGAGAATTAACAGATCATTATAATCCTATGAATAAAACAGTTAATTTAAGTGATAGGGTTTATCATGAAAAAACGGCTGCTGCAGCTGCAGTCGCCGCTCATGAGTGTGGTCACGTATTACAACACAAGTTAGGTTACAATATGTTAAAATTGCGAAATCAGTTAGTTCCTATCTTGAATTTTAGCTCAAAATTTACGAATATAGTACTCATGTCTGGACTTGCGATTTTCTATAGTTCAGGAGGAAAAAATGCATTTCTTCTAAAATTAGGAATAGGTTTGTTTTCCTTAGCTGTGATTTTTTCCTTTATAACTCTTCCAATAGAGTTCGACGCAAGTAGAAGGGCTTTAAATTGGTTAAAAACTAAAAATATAGTTTCCTATCAAGAATATAATACTGCGAAAGACTCTCTGAAATGGGCATCTATGACATATGTGGTTTCTGCATTGGGAAGTTTAGCCCAATTGATATATTTTATGTCTATTTTTACTGATAAAAAAGATGATTAG